The following coding sequences lie in one Rissa tridactyla isolate bRisTri1 chromosome Z, bRisTri1.patW.cur.20221130, whole genome shotgun sequence genomic window:
- the RAI14 gene encoding ankycorbin isoform X3 codes for MKSLKAKFRKSDTNEWNKNDDRLLQAVENGDPEKVASLLGKKGASATKQDSEGKTAFHLAATKGHAECLRIMVTHGADVTAQDGAGHSALHLAAKNSHPDCIKRLLQSKCPTDSTDNSGKTALHYAAACGCLQAVQLLCEHKCPINVKDLDGNIPLLLAVQNGHTEVCKYLLDHGADINTRDKNGRTALMMACEAGSLNMVEAFLRKGADVSLVDVSGQNALYYSKLSENAGIQNLLSSKLSQDADAKSPTKAKQFSDLSSPHSSTSTPMTGKGQAFFADQASKQEEFSSLHRDNKERLSDSTTGADSLLDLSSEADQQDLLLLMQAKIASLTLHNKELQDKLQERTPKEVDSTIESYHSTQTELEQAADRQNEFSAQELKSTLNATQIQEKLTSPTEVKMKYLQEDLKDVQRKSETSEAKRKHVEAQVQSRVPETDNLNSTNISENGSDLNLKFQETQNRYEEAVKEVLNVQRQMKLGLVSSETEETSSDLSRLKATCGEVEMLRQELKRALEESERQKEKVRELQKKFEEREQNVISKLSVEECEEMKNSYCSVIDNINQEKALLIERYKEGQEEIKRLQDKLTNQAQLESGAEAGEMKEGMHRMIDELNRQLSELSQLYKEAQTELEDYRKRKTLDDIALDYIPRDEHEKLMQVTNSLKYKAENELLEMKSLYTKVLDEAEELKQLLDAQKQNSLPITEHHQVMNAVRNTVREMEEEINELKELLTRKESEVRNLQKELLEEKAAINEAMVPKATYEKLQSSLEGEVSVLSSKLKNVIQEKENVFLDAMQLRNEVLHLKEEKEGMHTLLEAKEREVTGLHQKYHQAQEDLLEMKRCSESSSKQEEDKDKKINEMSKEVSKLKEALNSLSQLSYSTSAPKRQSQQLEALQQQVKQLQNQLTETKKQHQEIVSVYRMHLLYAVQGQMDEDVQKVLKQILSMCKSQSQKK; via the exons TTTTCACCTGGCAGCCACGAAAGGGCATGCAGAGTGCCTCAGGATCATGGTGACACACGGTGCAGATGTGACAGCCCAAGATGGTGCAG GGCACAGCGCTTTACATCTTGCAGCCAAGAACAGTCACCCTGATTGCATTAAGAGGTTACTTCAg AGTAAATGTCCAACAGACAGCACTGACAATTCTGGGAAAACAGCTTTACATTATGCAG ctgcatgTGGCTGTCTTCAGGCAGTTCAACTTCTGTGTGAACACAAATGTCCAATTAATGTCAAAGATTTG GATGGGAACATACCTCTGCTGCTTGCAGTACAAAATGGTCATACGGAAGTCTGTAAATATCTTCTGGATCATGGAGCAGACATCAACACCAGGGATAAAAATGGAAG AACTGCTTTGATGATGGCTTGTGAAGCTGGTAGCCTTAACATGGTGGAAGCCTTCCTTAGGAAAGGTGCAGATGTCAGTTTAGTAGATGTCTCTGGACAGAATGCCCTGTATTACTCCAAGCTCTCCGAGAATGCAGGGATACAGAATCTGCTATCATCAAAGTTATCTCAGGATGCGG ATGCAAAGTCACCGACAAAAGCAAAGCAG TTTAGTGATTTATCCTCTCCACACTCATCAACTTCAACTCCCATGACTGGAAAAGGGCAAGCTTTCTTTGCTGATCAAGCATCAAAG CAGGAAGAATTCAGCTCCTTGCATCGAGATAATAAAGAGAGACTGAGTGACAGCACAACAG gtGCTGATAGTTTACTGGATCTGAGTTCTGAAGCTGACCAGCAAGATCTACTTCTGTTGATGCAAGCAAAAATTGCTTCTTTGACATTGCATAATAAGGAGCTGCAGGACAAATTACAG GAAAGAACGCCTAAAGAAGTGGATTCAACCATAGAATCTTATCATTCCACCCAAACAGAGCTTGAGCAAGCAGCAGATAGACAAAATGAGTTCTCGGCTCAGGAGCTGAAGTCTACATTAAATGCCACCCAAATTCAAGAAAAGTTGACAAGTCCCACTGAAGTAAAAATGAAGTACCTCCAGGAAGACTTAAAGGATGTGCAGAGGAAATCAGAGACTTCTGAAGCCAAAAGAAAGCACGTAGAAGCTCAGGTCCAGTCTAGAGTCCCAGAAACTGATAATTTAAATAgcacaaacatttcagaaaatggtTCTGATCTTAACCTGAAGTTCCAAGAAACTCAAAACAGGTATGAGGAAGCTGTGAAAGAGGTTTTGAACGTACAGAGGCAAATGAAGCTGGGTCTCGTTTCCTCTGAAACTGAAGAAACCAGTTCTGATCTGAGTAGGTTGAAGGCTACATGTGGAGAAGTTGAAATGCTTAGGCAAGAATTGAAGAGAGCACTGGAGGaaagtgaaagacaaaaagagaaagtgagagagCTACAGAAAAAGTTTGAAGAAAGAGAGCAGAATGTGATAAGCAAATTGTCTGTGGAAGAGTGTGAGGAAATGAAGAATTCATATTGTTCAGTTATTGATAACATTAATCAAGAGAAAGCATTGTTGATAGAGAGGTACAAAGAAGGGCAAGAGGAAATTAAAAGGCTACAGGACAAGCTGACAAATCAGGCACAGTTGGAATCTGGTGCTGAAGCTGGAGAAATGAAAGAAGGGATGCACAGAATGATAGATGAGCTCAACAGACAACTCAGTGAATTGTCTCAGTTGTACAAAGAAGCACAAACAGAGCTTGAAGACTATAGGAAGAGAAAAACTCTAGATGATATAGCTTTGGACTACATTCCCAGAGATGAACATGAGAAACTGATGCAGGTAACAAATTCTTTGAAATACAAAGCAGAGAATGAGTTATTGGAAATGAAATCTCTGTACACAAAAGTATTAGATGAAGCAGAAGAACTAAAGCAATTATTAGACGCTCAGAAACAAAACTCATTGCCCATTACTGAACATCATCAGGTGATGAATGCAGTCAGAAATACTGTAagggaaatggaggaagaaataaatgagCTTAAAGAGCTGCTTACCAGGAAGGAAAGCGAAGTAAGAAACTTACAGAAGGAATTACtggaagaaaaagctgcaatTAATGAAGCAATGGTACCCAAGGCTACATATGAAAAGCTCCAGTCATCACTAGAGGGTGAAGTTAGTGTTTTGTCATCCAAACTGAAAAATGTAatccaagagaaggaaaatgtgttCTTAGATGCTATGCAACTGAGAAATGAAGTTTTGCacttgaaagaagagaaagaaggtatGCATACTCTGCTTGAAGCAAAGGAACGGGAGGTGACTGGTCTTCACCAAAAGTACCATCAAGCTCAAGAAGATCTTCTTGAAATGAAAAGATGTTCTGAAAGCTCATCTAAACAAGAGGAGGATAAAGATAAAAAG aTCAATGAAATGTCCAAGGAAGTTAGCAAATTAAAAGAAGCATTGAACAGCCTTTCTCAGCTTTCCTACTCGACCAGTGCCCCCAAAAGACAAAGCCAGCAGCTGGAGGCATTGCAACAACAAGTGAAGCAATTGCAAAACCAGCTGACT gaaacaaagaaacaacatcAGGAAATTGTCTCAGTTTACAGGATGCATCTTCTCTATGCCGTGCAG GGTCAAATGGATGAAGATGTTCAGAAAGTGCTTAAACAAATTTTATCAATGTGTAAAAGCCAATCTcagaaaaagtaa
- the RAI14 gene encoding ankycorbin isoform X4 — translation MKSLKAKFRKSDTNEWNKNDDRLLQAVENGDPEKVASLLGKKGASATKQDSEGKTAFHLAATKGHAECLRIMVTHGADVTAQDGAGHSALHLAAKNSHPDCIKRLLQSKCPTDSTDNSGKTALHYAAACGCLQAVQLLCEHKCPINVKDLDGNIPLLLAVQNGHTEVCKYLLDHGADINTRDKNGRTALMMACEAGSLNMVEAFLRKGADVSLVDVSGQNALYYSKLSENAGIQNLLSSKLSQDADAKSPTKAKQFSDLSSPHSSTSTPMTGKGQAFFADQASKEEFSSLHRDNKERLSDSTTGADSLLDLSSEADQQDLLLLMQAKIASLTLHNKELQDKLQERTPKEVDSTIESYHSTQTELEQAADRQNEFSAQELKSTLNATQIQEKLTSPTEVKMKYLQEDLKDVQRKSETSEAKRKHVEAQVQSRVPETDNLNSTNISENGSDLNLKFQETQNRYEEAVKEVLNVQRQMKLGLVSSETEETSSDLSRLKATCGEVEMLRQELKRALEESERQKEKVRELQKKFEEREQNVISKLSVEECEEMKNSYCSVIDNINQEKALLIERYKEGQEEIKRLQDKLTNQAQLESGAEAGEMKEGMHRMIDELNRQLSELSQLYKEAQTELEDYRKRKTLDDIALDYIPRDEHEKLMQVTNSLKYKAENELLEMKSLYTKVLDEAEELKQLLDAQKQNSLPITEHHQVMNAVRNTVREMEEEINELKELLTRKESEVRNLQKELLEEKAAINEAMVPKATYEKLQSSLEGEVSVLSSKLKNVIQEKENVFLDAMQLRNEVLHLKEEKEGMHTLLEAKEREVTGLHQKYHQAQEDLLEMKRCSESSSKQEEDKDKKINEMSKEVSKLKEALNSLSQLSYSTSAPKRQSQQLEALQQQVKQLQNQLTETKKQHQEIVSVYRMHLLYAVQGQMDEDVQKVLKQILSMCKSQSQKK, via the exons TTTTCACCTGGCAGCCACGAAAGGGCATGCAGAGTGCCTCAGGATCATGGTGACACACGGTGCAGATGTGACAGCCCAAGATGGTGCAG GGCACAGCGCTTTACATCTTGCAGCCAAGAACAGTCACCCTGATTGCATTAAGAGGTTACTTCAg AGTAAATGTCCAACAGACAGCACTGACAATTCTGGGAAAACAGCTTTACATTATGCAG ctgcatgTGGCTGTCTTCAGGCAGTTCAACTTCTGTGTGAACACAAATGTCCAATTAATGTCAAAGATTTG GATGGGAACATACCTCTGCTGCTTGCAGTACAAAATGGTCATACGGAAGTCTGTAAATATCTTCTGGATCATGGAGCAGACATCAACACCAGGGATAAAAATGGAAG AACTGCTTTGATGATGGCTTGTGAAGCTGGTAGCCTTAACATGGTGGAAGCCTTCCTTAGGAAAGGTGCAGATGTCAGTTTAGTAGATGTCTCTGGACAGAATGCCCTGTATTACTCCAAGCTCTCCGAGAATGCAGGGATACAGAATCTGCTATCATCAAAGTTATCTCAGGATGCGG ATGCAAAGTCACCGACAAAAGCAAAGCAG TTTAGTGATTTATCCTCTCCACACTCATCAACTTCAACTCCCATGACTGGAAAAGGGCAAGCTTTCTTTGCTGATCAAGCATCAAAG GAAGAATTCAGCTCCTTGCATCGAGATAATAAAGAGAGACTGAGTGACAGCACAACAG gtGCTGATAGTTTACTGGATCTGAGTTCTGAAGCTGACCAGCAAGATCTACTTCTGTTGATGCAAGCAAAAATTGCTTCTTTGACATTGCATAATAAGGAGCTGCAGGACAAATTACAG GAAAGAACGCCTAAAGAAGTGGATTCAACCATAGAATCTTATCATTCCACCCAAACAGAGCTTGAGCAAGCAGCAGATAGACAAAATGAGTTCTCGGCTCAGGAGCTGAAGTCTACATTAAATGCCACCCAAATTCAAGAAAAGTTGACAAGTCCCACTGAAGTAAAAATGAAGTACCTCCAGGAAGACTTAAAGGATGTGCAGAGGAAATCAGAGACTTCTGAAGCCAAAAGAAAGCACGTAGAAGCTCAGGTCCAGTCTAGAGTCCCAGAAACTGATAATTTAAATAgcacaaacatttcagaaaatggtTCTGATCTTAACCTGAAGTTCCAAGAAACTCAAAACAGGTATGAGGAAGCTGTGAAAGAGGTTTTGAACGTACAGAGGCAAATGAAGCTGGGTCTCGTTTCCTCTGAAACTGAAGAAACCAGTTCTGATCTGAGTAGGTTGAAGGCTACATGTGGAGAAGTTGAAATGCTTAGGCAAGAATTGAAGAGAGCACTGGAGGaaagtgaaagacaaaaagagaaagtgagagagCTACAGAAAAAGTTTGAAGAAAGAGAGCAGAATGTGATAAGCAAATTGTCTGTGGAAGAGTGTGAGGAAATGAAGAATTCATATTGTTCAGTTATTGATAACATTAATCAAGAGAAAGCATTGTTGATAGAGAGGTACAAAGAAGGGCAAGAGGAAATTAAAAGGCTACAGGACAAGCTGACAAATCAGGCACAGTTGGAATCTGGTGCTGAAGCTGGAGAAATGAAAGAAGGGATGCACAGAATGATAGATGAGCTCAACAGACAACTCAGTGAATTGTCTCAGTTGTACAAAGAAGCACAAACAGAGCTTGAAGACTATAGGAAGAGAAAAACTCTAGATGATATAGCTTTGGACTACATTCCCAGAGATGAACATGAGAAACTGATGCAGGTAACAAATTCTTTGAAATACAAAGCAGAGAATGAGTTATTGGAAATGAAATCTCTGTACACAAAAGTATTAGATGAAGCAGAAGAACTAAAGCAATTATTAGACGCTCAGAAACAAAACTCATTGCCCATTACTGAACATCATCAGGTGATGAATGCAGTCAGAAATACTGTAagggaaatggaggaagaaataaatgagCTTAAAGAGCTGCTTACCAGGAAGGAAAGCGAAGTAAGAAACTTACAGAAGGAATTACtggaagaaaaagctgcaatTAATGAAGCAATGGTACCCAAGGCTACATATGAAAAGCTCCAGTCATCACTAGAGGGTGAAGTTAGTGTTTTGTCATCCAAACTGAAAAATGTAatccaagagaaggaaaatgtgttCTTAGATGCTATGCAACTGAGAAATGAAGTTTTGCacttgaaagaagagaaagaaggtatGCATACTCTGCTTGAAGCAAAGGAACGGGAGGTGACTGGTCTTCACCAAAAGTACCATCAAGCTCAAGAAGATCTTCTTGAAATGAAAAGATGTTCTGAAAGCTCATCTAAACAAGAGGAGGATAAAGATAAAAAG aTCAATGAAATGTCCAAGGAAGTTAGCAAATTAAAAGAAGCATTGAACAGCCTTTCTCAGCTTTCCTACTCGACCAGTGCCCCCAAAAGACAAAGCCAGCAGCTGGAGGCATTGCAACAACAAGTGAAGCAATTGCAAAACCAGCTGACT gaaacaaagaaacaacatcAGGAAATTGTCTCAGTTTACAGGATGCATCTTCTCTATGCCGTGCAG GGTCAAATGGATGAAGATGTTCAGAAAGTGCTTAAACAAATTTTATCAATGTGTAAAAGCCAATCTcagaaaaagtaa
- the RAI14 gene encoding ankycorbin isoform X2 yields MKSLKAKFRKSDTNEWNKNDDRLLQAVENGDPEKVASLLGKKGASATKQDSEGKTAFHLAATKGHAECLRIMVTHGADVTAQDGAGHSALHLAAKNSHPDCIKRLLQSKCPTDSTDNSGKTALHYAAACGCLQAVQLLCEHKCPINVKDLDGNIPLLLAVQNGHTEVCKYLLDHGADINTRDKNGRTALMMACEAGSLNMVEAFLRKGADVSLVDVSGQNALYYSKLSENAGIQNLLSSKLSQDADAKSPTKAKQHDQGSKLSSERSGTPKKRKAPPPPISPVQFSDLSSPHSSTSTPMTGKGQAFFADQASKEEFSSLHRDNKERLSDSTTGADSLLDLSSEADQQDLLLLMQAKIASLTLHNKELQDKLQERTPKEVDSTIESYHSTQTELEQAADRQNEFSAQELKSTLNATQIQEKLTSPTEVKMKYLQEDLKDVQRKSETSEAKRKHVEAQVQSRVPETDNLNSTNISENGSDLNLKFQETQNRYEEAVKEVLNVQRQMKLGLVSSETEETSSDLSRLKATCGEVEMLRQELKRALEESERQKEKVRELQKKFEEREQNVISKLSVEECEEMKNSYCSVIDNINQEKALLIERYKEGQEEIKRLQDKLTNQAQLESGAEAGEMKEGMHRMIDELNRQLSELSQLYKEAQTELEDYRKRKTLDDIALDYIPRDEHEKLMQVTNSLKYKAENELLEMKSLYTKVLDEAEELKQLLDAQKQNSLPITEHHQVMNAVRNTVREMEEEINELKELLTRKESEVRNLQKELLEEKAAINEAMVPKATYEKLQSSLEGEVSVLSSKLKNVIQEKENVFLDAMQLRNEVLHLKEEKEGMHTLLEAKEREVTGLHQKYHQAQEDLLEMKRCSESSSKQEEDKDKKINEMSKEVSKLKEALNSLSQLSYSTSAPKRQSQQLEALQQQVKQLQNQLTETKKQHQEIVSVYRMHLLYAVQGQMDEDVQKVLKQILSMCKSQSQKK; encoded by the exons TTTTCACCTGGCAGCCACGAAAGGGCATGCAGAGTGCCTCAGGATCATGGTGACACACGGTGCAGATGTGACAGCCCAAGATGGTGCAG GGCACAGCGCTTTACATCTTGCAGCCAAGAACAGTCACCCTGATTGCATTAAGAGGTTACTTCAg AGTAAATGTCCAACAGACAGCACTGACAATTCTGGGAAAACAGCTTTACATTATGCAG ctgcatgTGGCTGTCTTCAGGCAGTTCAACTTCTGTGTGAACACAAATGTCCAATTAATGTCAAAGATTTG GATGGGAACATACCTCTGCTGCTTGCAGTACAAAATGGTCATACGGAAGTCTGTAAATATCTTCTGGATCATGGAGCAGACATCAACACCAGGGATAAAAATGGAAG AACTGCTTTGATGATGGCTTGTGAAGCTGGTAGCCTTAACATGGTGGAAGCCTTCCTTAGGAAAGGTGCAGATGTCAGTTTAGTAGATGTCTCTGGACAGAATGCCCTGTATTACTCCAAGCTCTCCGAGAATGCAGGGATACAGAATCTGCTATCATCAAAGTTATCTCAGGATGCGG ATGCAAAGTCACCGACAAAAGCAAAGCAG CATGATCAAGGCTCTAAATTAAGTTCTGAAAGAAGTGGAACTCCAAAAAAACGCAAAGCCCCACCTCCTCCTATCAGTCCTGTTCAG TTTAGTGATTTATCCTCTCCACACTCATCAACTTCAACTCCCATGACTGGAAAAGGGCAAGCTTTCTTTGCTGATCAAGCATCAAAG GAAGAATTCAGCTCCTTGCATCGAGATAATAAAGAGAGACTGAGTGACAGCACAACAG gtGCTGATAGTTTACTGGATCTGAGTTCTGAAGCTGACCAGCAAGATCTACTTCTGTTGATGCAAGCAAAAATTGCTTCTTTGACATTGCATAATAAGGAGCTGCAGGACAAATTACAG GAAAGAACGCCTAAAGAAGTGGATTCAACCATAGAATCTTATCATTCCACCCAAACAGAGCTTGAGCAAGCAGCAGATAGACAAAATGAGTTCTCGGCTCAGGAGCTGAAGTCTACATTAAATGCCACCCAAATTCAAGAAAAGTTGACAAGTCCCACTGAAGTAAAAATGAAGTACCTCCAGGAAGACTTAAAGGATGTGCAGAGGAAATCAGAGACTTCTGAAGCCAAAAGAAAGCACGTAGAAGCTCAGGTCCAGTCTAGAGTCCCAGAAACTGATAATTTAAATAgcacaaacatttcagaaaatggtTCTGATCTTAACCTGAAGTTCCAAGAAACTCAAAACAGGTATGAGGAAGCTGTGAAAGAGGTTTTGAACGTACAGAGGCAAATGAAGCTGGGTCTCGTTTCCTCTGAAACTGAAGAAACCAGTTCTGATCTGAGTAGGTTGAAGGCTACATGTGGAGAAGTTGAAATGCTTAGGCAAGAATTGAAGAGAGCACTGGAGGaaagtgaaagacaaaaagagaaagtgagagagCTACAGAAAAAGTTTGAAGAAAGAGAGCAGAATGTGATAAGCAAATTGTCTGTGGAAGAGTGTGAGGAAATGAAGAATTCATATTGTTCAGTTATTGATAACATTAATCAAGAGAAAGCATTGTTGATAGAGAGGTACAAAGAAGGGCAAGAGGAAATTAAAAGGCTACAGGACAAGCTGACAAATCAGGCACAGTTGGAATCTGGTGCTGAAGCTGGAGAAATGAAAGAAGGGATGCACAGAATGATAGATGAGCTCAACAGACAACTCAGTGAATTGTCTCAGTTGTACAAAGAAGCACAAACAGAGCTTGAAGACTATAGGAAGAGAAAAACTCTAGATGATATAGCTTTGGACTACATTCCCAGAGATGAACATGAGAAACTGATGCAGGTAACAAATTCTTTGAAATACAAAGCAGAGAATGAGTTATTGGAAATGAAATCTCTGTACACAAAAGTATTAGATGAAGCAGAAGAACTAAAGCAATTATTAGACGCTCAGAAACAAAACTCATTGCCCATTACTGAACATCATCAGGTGATGAATGCAGTCAGAAATACTGTAagggaaatggaggaagaaataaatgagCTTAAAGAGCTGCTTACCAGGAAGGAAAGCGAAGTAAGAAACTTACAGAAGGAATTACtggaagaaaaagctgcaatTAATGAAGCAATGGTACCCAAGGCTACATATGAAAAGCTCCAGTCATCACTAGAGGGTGAAGTTAGTGTTTTGTCATCCAAACTGAAAAATGTAatccaagagaaggaaaatgtgttCTTAGATGCTATGCAACTGAGAAATGAAGTTTTGCacttgaaagaagagaaagaaggtatGCATACTCTGCTTGAAGCAAAGGAACGGGAGGTGACTGGTCTTCACCAAAAGTACCATCAAGCTCAAGAAGATCTTCTTGAAATGAAAAGATGTTCTGAAAGCTCATCTAAACAAGAGGAGGATAAAGATAAAAAG aTCAATGAAATGTCCAAGGAAGTTAGCAAATTAAAAGAAGCATTGAACAGCCTTTCTCAGCTTTCCTACTCGACCAGTGCCCCCAAAAGACAAAGCCAGCAGCTGGAGGCATTGCAACAACAAGTGAAGCAATTGCAAAACCAGCTGACT gaaacaaagaaacaacatcAGGAAATTGTCTCAGTTTACAGGATGCATCTTCTCTATGCCGTGCAG GGTCAAATGGATGAAGATGTTCAGAAAGTGCTTAAACAAATTTTATCAATGTGTAAAAGCCAATCTcagaaaaagtaa
- the RAI14 gene encoding ankycorbin isoform X1 gives MKSLKAKFRKSDTNEWNKNDDRLLQAVENGDPEKVASLLGKKGASATKQDSEGKTAFHLAATKGHAECLRIMVTHGADVTAQDGAGHSALHLAAKNSHPDCIKRLLQSKCPTDSTDNSGKTALHYAAACGCLQAVQLLCEHKCPINVKDLDGNIPLLLAVQNGHTEVCKYLLDHGADINTRDKNGRTALMMACEAGSLNMVEAFLRKGADVSLVDVSGQNALYYSKLSENAGIQNLLSSKLSQDADAKSPTKAKQHDQGSKLSSERSGTPKKRKAPPPPISPVQFSDLSSPHSSTSTPMTGKGQAFFADQASKQEEFSSLHRDNKERLSDSTTGADSLLDLSSEADQQDLLLLMQAKIASLTLHNKELQDKLQERTPKEVDSTIESYHSTQTELEQAADRQNEFSAQELKSTLNATQIQEKLTSPTEVKMKYLQEDLKDVQRKSETSEAKRKHVEAQVQSRVPETDNLNSTNISENGSDLNLKFQETQNRYEEAVKEVLNVQRQMKLGLVSSETEETSSDLSRLKATCGEVEMLRQELKRALEESERQKEKVRELQKKFEEREQNVISKLSVEECEEMKNSYCSVIDNINQEKALLIERYKEGQEEIKRLQDKLTNQAQLESGAEAGEMKEGMHRMIDELNRQLSELSQLYKEAQTELEDYRKRKTLDDIALDYIPRDEHEKLMQVTNSLKYKAENELLEMKSLYTKVLDEAEELKQLLDAQKQNSLPITEHHQVMNAVRNTVREMEEEINELKELLTRKESEVRNLQKELLEEKAAINEAMVPKATYEKLQSSLEGEVSVLSSKLKNVIQEKENVFLDAMQLRNEVLHLKEEKEGMHTLLEAKEREVTGLHQKYHQAQEDLLEMKRCSESSSKQEEDKDKKINEMSKEVSKLKEALNSLSQLSYSTSAPKRQSQQLEALQQQVKQLQNQLTETKKQHQEIVSVYRMHLLYAVQGQMDEDVQKVLKQILSMCKSQSQKK, from the exons TTTTCACCTGGCAGCCACGAAAGGGCATGCAGAGTGCCTCAGGATCATGGTGACACACGGTGCAGATGTGACAGCCCAAGATGGTGCAG GGCACAGCGCTTTACATCTTGCAGCCAAGAACAGTCACCCTGATTGCATTAAGAGGTTACTTCAg AGTAAATGTCCAACAGACAGCACTGACAATTCTGGGAAAACAGCTTTACATTATGCAG ctgcatgTGGCTGTCTTCAGGCAGTTCAACTTCTGTGTGAACACAAATGTCCAATTAATGTCAAAGATTTG GATGGGAACATACCTCTGCTGCTTGCAGTACAAAATGGTCATACGGAAGTCTGTAAATATCTTCTGGATCATGGAGCAGACATCAACACCAGGGATAAAAATGGAAG AACTGCTTTGATGATGGCTTGTGAAGCTGGTAGCCTTAACATGGTGGAAGCCTTCCTTAGGAAAGGTGCAGATGTCAGTTTAGTAGATGTCTCTGGACAGAATGCCCTGTATTACTCCAAGCTCTCCGAGAATGCAGGGATACAGAATCTGCTATCATCAAAGTTATCTCAGGATGCGG ATGCAAAGTCACCGACAAAAGCAAAGCAG CATGATCAAGGCTCTAAATTAAGTTCTGAAAGAAGTGGAACTCCAAAAAAACGCAAAGCCCCACCTCCTCCTATCAGTCCTGTTCAG TTTAGTGATTTATCCTCTCCACACTCATCAACTTCAACTCCCATGACTGGAAAAGGGCAAGCTTTCTTTGCTGATCAAGCATCAAAG CAGGAAGAATTCAGCTCCTTGCATCGAGATAATAAAGAGAGACTGAGTGACAGCACAACAG gtGCTGATAGTTTACTGGATCTGAGTTCTGAAGCTGACCAGCAAGATCTACTTCTGTTGATGCAAGCAAAAATTGCTTCTTTGACATTGCATAATAAGGAGCTGCAGGACAAATTACAG GAAAGAACGCCTAAAGAAGTGGATTCAACCATAGAATCTTATCATTCCACCCAAACAGAGCTTGAGCAAGCAGCAGATAGACAAAATGAGTTCTCGGCTCAGGAGCTGAAGTCTACATTAAATGCCACCCAAATTCAAGAAAAGTTGACAAGTCCCACTGAAGTAAAAATGAAGTACCTCCAGGAAGACTTAAAGGATGTGCAGAGGAAATCAGAGACTTCTGAAGCCAAAAGAAAGCACGTAGAAGCTCAGGTCCAGTCTAGAGTCCCAGAAACTGATAATTTAAATAgcacaaacatttcagaaaatggtTCTGATCTTAACCTGAAGTTCCAAGAAACTCAAAACAGGTATGAGGAAGCTGTGAAAGAGGTTTTGAACGTACAGAGGCAAATGAAGCTGGGTCTCGTTTCCTCTGAAACTGAAGAAACCAGTTCTGATCTGAGTAGGTTGAAGGCTACATGTGGAGAAGTTGAAATGCTTAGGCAAGAATTGAAGAGAGCACTGGAGGaaagtgaaagacaaaaagagaaagtgagagagCTACAGAAAAAGTTTGAAGAAAGAGAGCAGAATGTGATAAGCAAATTGTCTGTGGAAGAGTGTGAGGAAATGAAGAATTCATATTGTTCAGTTATTGATAACATTAATCAAGAGAAAGCATTGTTGATAGAGAGGTACAAAGAAGGGCAAGAGGAAATTAAAAGGCTACAGGACAAGCTGACAAATCAGGCACAGTTGGAATCTGGTGCTGAAGCTGGAGAAATGAAAGAAGGGATGCACAGAATGATAGATGAGCTCAACAGACAACTCAGTGAATTGTCTCAGTTGTACAAAGAAGCACAAACAGAGCTTGAAGACTATAGGAAGAGAAAAACTCTAGATGATATAGCTTTGGACTACATTCCCAGAGATGAACATGAGAAACTGATGCAGGTAACAAATTCTTTGAAATACAAAGCAGAGAATGAGTTATTGGAAATGAAATCTCTGTACACAAAAGTATTAGATGAAGCAGAAGAACTAAAGCAATTATTAGACGCTCAGAAACAAAACTCATTGCCCATTACTGAACATCATCAGGTGATGAATGCAGTCAGAAATACTGTAagggaaatggaggaagaaataaatgagCTTAAAGAGCTGCTTACCAGGAAGGAAAGCGAAGTAAGAAACTTACAGAAGGAATTACtggaagaaaaagctgcaatTAATGAAGCAATGGTACCCAAGGCTACATATGAAAAGCTCCAGTCATCACTAGAGGGTGAAGTTAGTGTTTTGTCATCCAAACTGAAAAATGTAatccaagagaaggaaaatgtgttCTTAGATGCTATGCAACTGAGAAATGAAGTTTTGCacttgaaagaagagaaagaaggtatGCATACTCTGCTTGAAGCAAAGGAACGGGAGGTGACTGGTCTTCACCAAAAGTACCATCAAGCTCAAGAAGATCTTCTTGAAATGAAAAGATGTTCTGAAAGCTCATCTAAACAAGAGGAGGATAAAGATAAAAAG aTCAATGAAATGTCCAAGGAAGTTAGCAAATTAAAAGAAGCATTGAACAGCCTTTCTCAGCTTTCCTACTCGACCAGTGCCCCCAAAAGACAAAGCCAGCAGCTGGAGGCATTGCAACAACAAGTGAAGCAATTGCAAAACCAGCTGACT gaaacaaagaaacaacatcAGGAAATTGTCTCAGTTTACAGGATGCATCTTCTCTATGCCGTGCAG GGTCAAATGGATGAAGATGTTCAGAAAGTGCTTAAACAAATTTTATCAATGTGTAAAAGCCAATCTcagaaaaagtaa